The DNA region TGCAGAAACCAGGATTGACTGTCAATCAAGTCAACAATGAAGAGAGAAAGTGCTATTGTGAAATTTCTTGCAGTCCAGAGAGGTGGTTTATCGTGTATTGATTTTTCAGGAGTCTGAAATCATTGACTTCTTCCTGGGTTCTTCGCTGAAGGATGAAGTTTGAAAATCATGCCAGTGCAGAAGCAAACAAGGGCAGGCCAGCGCACCAGGTTCAAGGTAACCTCAGCTGCATTTTTCTTCCTGTGCTTGGGAGGTGTAGCTTCTATGGCTACAGAAATTCTGATGTGAGAATTCCGTCTTCCTTTTTTCTTGGTATGTTTCCTTTGTTGCTAAAGCAGACCTTGCAATTGGGATTGCAAAGTTAATATGATTAATATGAGCATCAAGTTGGGAAAGTAAGTTTGTTTGTAAAAATGAACTTTTCCTGATATCTGAAGGGTATTCTGAAGGAGCCGACATGATCTTGGAACCActgaaacatctttttaaaaaaccctgaagcactggggaactgccggAGGATTGGAATTAGCAAAAGAAAGGTGCTCCAGGATCTGAAACCATCATGCCAGACAAACTTTATTGCATTCTTGCTGTGAATATAGTATACTTCAATAAGTAATTGACAGAGTAGATCACAGTCtacttcagtgtttttcaaccactgtgctgcggcacactagtgtgccgtgacatagtgtaaggtgtgcgtggggaaaaacactttatatatagtcaatataggcacagagttaaaatttttaacattttctaatggtggtgtgcctcatgatttttttgatgaaaaaagtgtgcctttgcacaaaaaaggttgaaaaaacactggtctacttcttggtaagatagaacaaTGTCAATTCAATTCCTCCATTAGAGGAATTTATAACTATGACCACCTGAATCAgcatgtggtcctcaatggaactgtgtTGACCTGGAGAGAAGCACGCCGTGGGGTATCCCAAGGGTCTTAGgtccaacatcttcataaatgatctagatgagaggatagaaggggaactcctCAAAAATGCAGATAACACCAACCTGGAGGAACCCAttagattcagaaggatcttgacagacttgaacaggGGCCCTAGCCAACAAAATGCAGTTCACTTAAGCAAGAAAACCAAATGCACATTATAGAATGGATAGCACCTGGTTCAACAGcagaggaagaattaggagtCTTGGTGGCCAAACAAATATAGGCCAGCAGTGGGCTGCAGCTATcagaaaagccaatgcaatcctagattgcatcaacagagggatagactcaagatcatgtgaagtgttatactgcactggtaagaccacacttggaatactgcattcggtCACCACAgttcaaaaagatgttgagtctctagaaggagtgcagggaagagcaacaaagaggattaaaagGCTGGAGGATAAAGCGTACAATGAATAGTTGTgggaactgggtatttctagtcCAACAAACAGAAGGACTAAGGTAACATGGTAGTCCTTCAGTATTGAGGGGCTGgcacagagaaggggggggggcgggttGACCTGTTCTCCAAgcactgagggtagaacaaggagtaatggatggaaatttaagagatccaacctagaattaagaaggaaTTCCCTTTCACTGAGAACAATCAGTGAAACAGCGGGGCCTGCAGGATGGTGGTGGCCTTGTGCTGTAGAATTGGGGTGCCCCTGGGCTGACATAGAGCCCTGGAAGCAGCAGTggagagcaatgttccctctaatttttttttcagtgtgggcggaAAAGTATTGTATTTGaacggcatattttcatgcctgagcacctgatttttttccacagatgtttcacagagcaattgatttataggatccgagttggaatggagaaaatggttttgtgtgagtgtgtgtgtgtgtttgagtgagcgagggatctggtaagggaactgtgcctatttagaaaagtaaattattgcaaacatgatcagtcgaagataagcatggggacaggttgggtggtagagagaaagtggtaaaagagtgggagagagaagaaaaaaaggaaagaatcagaaagagagaaggagagagaaagtgacagaagagtgggaaagaaggagagagagaaagggacaaagaagggaggaggagagaaagtgaaggaagaatggaaaaggagaaagaagagagacaaaaagaaaaaggatgagagatacagagagagaagagaggaagaggaaagagtaagagaacatctcatttcaactctgagatGCAAATATTCTCTGATTGgtcattttatttgtccatttactatccaatactctcgtttatccttaagttcatcaagaattccattctttttattgaatttatcacaataccttgagaacaactttttcagcatagctttacagctatttaaaatatgtagtaattaggtcaggttttcagaacattagtctatgtcactaagtgcaaagaaacagaattcagaaagttgccTTCCCTTTTTGCAATTGCCTattgtctgcttaattttctacctacatttttgataacgaTATTCActcttgacccaagaagccccttgtagaaagaaaccctccctatgaacttggttgggtttccatggaatgaagtttgatctttttctcaaccatacattagcatattctttctaaggaggatataatcaagatagtccataattgcctatcaatctaacagtatggcggaTTGACAATCtcttatatttcaactctaattctttcagtcttaaaggtttggtgaggagaaatccaaaaattcttttaaagaggaaaaagaatgctCGCAACAATTGCATCagcccccacaccccttctctcagctactttctgccttgtggacctagaactgattcctgtctccaggctggctctcctattattgtggaaggcgtctcacaaaaaccactgtgcggcagttggaaacGGGCTGCGTGGTGTTTTGTTGCCATATGCGCAGCAGCGCAcctgcgcagcttagagggaacattggtggagAGCTGAGACAGCTGAAAGGCCTGGCCTCTATGTCAGCCCCAGCACCACTGCTGGAGGAGGCCATGCACAGAGTAGCCAAAAGGGCAGCGAGGAGGAAGGAGATGGGCGGAAGCTGAAACACCCCTTTGGCTGTAAACATGAGTGGGTTGTCAAGTACCTGAATTCTGACCACAAGGGCACTGCAGTGGGCATAACCTGGGGCCAGGCTAAGCCTCACTTTCATGctgctgtaatttcaaatggttgctgaataaCCCGAGGCCTCCCTGTAATAAGCTGCACTCAGGATCAGGTGTTTTGGCCAGGTGTTTGCAGAGTTCAAATTGGGCTGGTTGTCAGGGTggttggtgtgtatgtgtgtatggcaATGGGTGTTTGCATTTCTGCTGTGGAATGATGGGTTATCTCCTTTTCGCCCTAGGCCTTTGTTGCCATTGGGGATTACAACGGTCATGTTGGCCTTGGGGTCAAGTGCTCTAAAGAAGTTGCCACGGCCATTCGTGGAGCCATCATCCTGGCAAAACTCTCCATCGTGCCAGTGAGGCGAGGCTATTGGGGAAACAAGATTGGCAAGCCTCACACAGTGCCATGCAAGGTAACACTTCTGGTTTGGTGAGGCTTTTGCATTGGGTGAATAGCAAGAGCACTTGGGCCTCTCTACCGCTTCAGTGTTTTGTAGCCCtgttgcaccccccccccccttccctcccaaaatctgggtccttgtgAGCTACTTTACTATGTGGATCTCTGCCTTGCATTTGTAGGTGACAGGCCGGTGTGGGTCTGTCCTGGTTCGCCTCATTCCTGCCCCACGTGGCACAGGGATTGTGTCTGCCCCCCGTTCCCAAGAAGCTACTGATGATGGCGGGAATCGATGACTGCTACACCTCGGCCAGGGGCTGCACTGCTACCTTGGCAATTTTGGTACGGCTTTGAGTGTCTGAAGTAAATGGCTGTAATTGGAGGAAATGGCAACCTTGTGCCACAGAATTCTTAGTTTGCCAGTAGCTTATTTAATTCATAGAGCTGCCAATCTCAATAAATTATGGCTCTGGGTTGTATACAACCATGCAaagcaaatttaaaatttccTGAGAACAAACAGGTCGGGGGCGTGTTCAAGTTACATTTTTTAGTCTCTCTGAACTATAAAGTCCCTGGAACATGATTTGAAAAACCCTGCTCTGGAAACAACCCCCAAACATCCTGAAGTTAGCTTCCAAATAGTAATTGTTCGCATTATGCGTAGAGAAGCTCTTAAATTCAGGAATTATGTTAAGTGTATACGAACAAGTCAAATCTTTTGGAATGCCACCTGTAGTGTGTCCCTCGAAAGCAAAGTGGAACCGCAGCCCATAAAAATAATGGCCCTTGATTTGAAACTGCAAGAGGAGATGAGGTAAACCTGGAGTGGAAGGCAGTCTGAATGCAGCGAGTCATAAAGACCATCTCCTGCATGTTTGCAGGCTTCATGGCCCTGGCCTCTCTAAAGCGCAGGGAGGGAGACGTCAGTAGATTTTGAGTGTTATAGGTTAGTTTATTTTATAGAAGGGAGCAGCTCCCCCTCAACACAGAGACAGTACACTGCCCAGATCCACCCATGGTCATCGGTCAGGCTGCCTTGACAAATCAGGAAGGCCAGGATCTAACATAGGTGGCTAAGGTGACATTCAGTGCTAGCGCCTGTTACTTGAACACTCAGTATAAAAGGCTGCTCCATGGACTTGTTAAATAAATTGGCCAGATCCCAAGCATCATTTTGCACTGGTGTTTTGGTTCTTTGGAAATGCTCAATTCGAGAACTCTCTCAGCTCTGCTCAGTTGCGCCTGCCTCCAGTGGTTGTAGCTGTCGTTTTCGAGAGGGAAAGCAAATGAGTTGGAATTTGCACGGCAGTGAGTCCGGCTGCAGTGGTCTCTCTGTTCTTATCAAACTCACAGGTTTGAATATATGAGTGTGCATTATAAAAGAATATTGTGAGTACTGAGGTGACTTCAATTTTTTGTTTCAGCTAAAGCCACTTTGATGCTATCTCCAAGACCTACAGTTATCTGACCCCTGATCTTTGGAAAGAAACTATCTTCACTAAATCTCCTTATCAGGTAAGGAAAATGTGGCATGAGGATTAGGGAATACTCCTCCCCCTCACAAATGACTTTCCTTGGTGGAGCTCAACCAGGCAGACTTGGAGGTTCCTCTCATTTATCCTACTAACCCTGTGAGATGGAGTCAAATCACTGAACAGAATCCCCACCTGCCACCttcttggtctgtattttatggGAGAAAAAATGATGAATCTTTCCCCTTTTCTACAGGAATTTACTGATCATCTGGCGAAGACCCACGCCACCAGAGTGTCTGTGCAAAGAACTCAGGCAGCTGCTGTGGCAACCACCTAAAAATTGTGTACATTGCCAATAAAGTAATCCTGAAGTTTTAAACCAACCTAGTACGTGCTGTATTTTTTCCTTGTGCAGGTTCCTTCATTGGGAGAAATGCCAATGTTCCAACAAATTGCATCTTGATGTAAGCAATATTCTTGAGTTCAAAGATTATATGGTAAGGAAGGATCTTCCTTGGGGGATCTTCAGGAGTTGTGATTGTTTTGCTTGTATTGTTTCAgtggacctggcgtgcattacggagacctggttgggccatgaggggggtgttccccttagtgaattatgcccaccaggcttctgggcatttcaccagccaagagcccagagcaggggcgggggggggggtatcgtTTGAtagctttttatttattgtattgttcCATTGAACCATCCCTGACTCCAAaatattggacaatcatttgtccaggATAGAACAGGGACTaatgcagggggttggaatagaagacctccaatgtctcttCTAGCCCTATGATTACCCGGCTTGAATTAAAGAACAGCAGGGGTACCAAGGAAGAGGATAAGGTGCACCAGCCATATCTTACCCAGTTATCCATCCCAGATTCTGTCTTGGCTGAAAACTGGAATCAAAACTGGCTCAAGTTCCAGGGAATTTTCTAGCCCAGTTCCAGAGCCACCATGTTTTCTATGCATTTGGCTCTGTGAGCCATTAACAAACAAGACAGAATTCTGCTATGCTGAAATGTCTTTATTTTATACAAAGAACATTAAAGACTTGATAAAGAttatacatttattcattttccaGCTGTTGCACTTCAGTCCCATCTACCATTTCCCACCAAAGACGCAGCTCATTTCATTTCTGCCTATGCCTTTGCCTCTGCTTGGGCTTTCCTTTCTGCAATCATCCGATGCTTCTGCTTCATTAAACACCTGCGAGCAGATCCAAAAGCACCTAGGTCGTCATCTAAGATAAACAAAAACATTAAACAGGTTACACTATAAATCTGCCAAAAAGATTACTGCGCAGTGACACTGCCAAGCAAGGAAAGCTAGAGtttagtttttttagtttttagttttaaaagtttatatttataggccgcccttttccctggggggactcaggccggcttacaactcatagggaagggaatacaaacagtgacacataagaacaatacataattaaaatagaacacaacattcataccattcgggtgggggtgagttacaactttaaccccaggcctgacgggataagCCAGATCtgaagggctttgcggaaggtctggagggtggtgagggtacaaatctccacgggagaTCTTTCCAAagcgtagttgccagtctacactgactggcagatggaactcggaggaggcctaatctatgtgatctaatggttgcgaggagataattggcagaaggcggtctctcaagttcttCCTGAGTCCTCCTAACTCACCGGGAAGCTGCTTTTTAATTCTCAAAATGTAAAGCAACTTGGAAAGAAAGCAAGTTCATTGTTGAAGAGGATGTTTAGAGAcatttttgattatttttcttcattaaaaaCAATCTTTCATGAAGTACATTTAATTGAATTTCACAGCAAGTTGAATCcaagtaaaaattaaaatttaaaaacatgcatgcatgggaaAATAAAAGTCCAAGTTCTAAGTCTTCTCTACAAAAGTCAGGAACAGTAACTCTTACTAAGTAAAATAACCCACATAAACAAAGATCATTAACATTGACATATGTAAATAAGATCCTCACACCCAAAAGTtttgagaaccactggcctagaatATGGGATCTTGTTTTATATAAGTTTAATGTAAAAAATGTCATGGGTTGACTTACATCGATCCCTGTAGGCTTTGGTCACATCTTTAAATAGCTGTAGGTCCTTTGCACAATTTTCAGCAGCATTCACGCCTTCCCGGACTTTGCAAGCACCTAACTCTCTCGTATGATTTTTACAATTTCCTGGTCAACATGCCTATGAAAGCAGAAAAATAATTGGAGGATGCTGTAACACACCTATTTGTTTCTCCAGTTAGTCCAGCATCTTTATAGGCTCATGCTCCACTGCAcagatgtatgtgtatgtatgtttattacacttgtatgctgcTGATGTCTCTCTAATGAACAGCACACAAGTGCTGTGCTCATGTGAAGTTTGAACCACTAACAAAATCTTTATCAAAGCAGGCCCAGCCTTACTATAATTCCACCTTCAAAGAAAATGTTTGCATTAGATAAAATACTGAAGATTGGGCCAACACAATAGAACTGTGTTTCATAGTTTACCAAAGGAATCGCTTCTCACTGTCCTGTACACACCTTTGTGACTGCAAAGGACCCCTTTGGTAAGATGAGCTTTCtgctcttttccttccttgtttgTTCCACCACTGTA from Thamnophis elegans isolate rThaEle1 chromosome 14, rThaEle1.pri, whole genome shotgun sequence includes:
- the RPS2 gene encoding LOW QUALITY PROTEIN: 40S ribosomal protein S2 (The sequence of the model RefSeq protein was modified relative to this genomic sequence to represent the inferred CDS: inserted 2 bases in 2 codons; deleted 1 base in 1 codon; substituted 1 base at 1 genomic stop codon), translated to MADDAGAAGAAGAGGAAAATAARGGFRGGFGSGGRGRGRGRGRGRGRGRGARGKAEDKEWMPVTKLGRXVKDMKIKSLEEIYLFSLPIKESEIIDFFLGSSLKDEXLKIMPVQKQTRAGQRTRFKAFVAIGDYNGHVGLGVKCSKEVATAIRGAIILAKLSIVPVRRGYWGNKIGKPHTVPCKVTGRCGSVLVRLIPAPRGTGIVSAPVPKKLLMMAGIDDCYTSARGCTATLAILVRLXVHFDAISKTYSYLTPDLWKETIFTKSPYQEFTDHLAKTHATRVSVQRTQAAAVATT